One Salvelinus namaycush isolate Seneca chromosome 4, SaNama_1.0, whole genome shotgun sequence genomic window carries:
- the LOC120046763 gene encoding ribosomal L1 domain-containing protein 1-like, translating into MADKPDELALDRVQVKKAVQALQAFLKTKSTPDSLLLDESQHLSLLFTLWKIPKQAQTIRIPLPHGIRTNTDEVCLFTRDEPNMTPDQTQRFYKKLLAERGVKNVTEVIPYRTLRTEYKPFEAKRRLLGNFDMFLSDDRVRRLLPSHIGKHFYERKKDPLSVNLKSKKLALDIQRTIQGTTISISKKGCCCMARVAHSGMAADEIAENIDSAVSTIVTKLRTKGPLIKIIHLKSQSSVALPIYTSNMNHLTLLEETQKQARAAMDAKKNASKQKSAKKEQKSTERNTGAEVEEEIPQLVPMVTPSKKAKLEKQTKGLEKAPNPTVGKKAPNPTVGKKAPNPTVGKKAPNPTVGKKAPNPTVGKKAPNPTVGKKAPNPTVGKKAPNPTVGKKAPNPTVGKKAPNPTGGKKAPNPTGGKKAPNPTGGKTAMRRKRNKKAA; encoded by the exons ATGGCAGACAAACCTGATGAGTTGGCGCTGGACCGGGTGCAG GTAAAGAAGGCAGTTCAAGCACTGCAGGCTTTCCTGAAGACTAAGTCTACCCCAGACTCCCTGCTCCTGGACGAGAGTCAACACCTATCCCTCCTCTTCACACTATGGAAAATCCCCAAGCAGGCCCAGACCATCCGCAT CCCCTTGCCTCATGGCATCCGCACCAACACAGATGAGGTGTGTCTCTTCACCAGAGATGAGCCCAACATGACCCCTGACCAGACCCAGAGGTTCTACAAAAAACTACTGGCTGAGAGAGGGGTCAAGAATGTCACAGAG GTGATCCCTTACAGAACACTGAGGACTGAGTACAAGCCCTTTGAGGCCAAACGAAGGCTGCTGGGGAATTTTGACATGTTCCTGTCAGACGACCGTGTTCGTCGCCTGCTGCCCTCACACATTGGCAAGCACTTTTACGAGAGGAAAAA GGATCCGTTGTCAGTAAACCTGAAGAGCAAGAAGCTGGCCTTGGACATCCAGCGAACCATCCAGGGAACAACCATCTCCATTTCTAAGAAAGGCTGCTGCTG CATGGCTCGTGTGGCCCACTCTGGGATGGCTGCAGATGAAATAGCCGAGAATATCGACTCGGCTGTTAGCACCATCGTGACCAAACTACGCACG AAAGGACCATTGATAAAGATCATCCACCTGAAGAGCCAGTCATCAGTAGCTCTGCCCATCTACACCTCTAACATGAACCACCTGACCCTCTTAGAGGAGACACAGAAACAGGCCCGCGCAGCCATGGACGCAAAG AAAAATGCAAGCAAACAAAAGTCTGCTAAGAAGGAACAGAAGTCTACAGAAAGAAATACTGGTGCTGAAGTAGAGGAAGAGATTCCACAGCTTGTTCCCATGGTAACGCCAAGTAAAAAGGCTAAACTGGAG AAGCAGACCAAGGGGCTTGAGAAGGCTCCCAACCCGACAGTGGGGAAGAAGGCTCCCAACCCGACAGTGGGGAAGAAGGCTCCCAACCCGACAGTGGGGAAGAAGGCTCCCAACCCGACAGTGGGGAAGAAGGCTCCCAACCCGACAGTGGGGAAGAAGGCTCCCAACCCGACAGTGGGGAAGAAGGCTCCCAACCCGACAGTGGGGAAGAAGGCTCCCAACCCGACAGTGGGGAAGAAGGCTCCCAACCCGACAGTGGGGAAGAAGGCTCCCAACCCGACAGGGGGGAAGAAGGCTCCCAACCCGACAGGGGGGAAGAAGGCTCCCAACCCGACAGGGGGGAAGACAGCTATGAGAAGAAAAAGGAACAAGAAGGCTGCTTAA